In the genome of Deinococcus sp. YIM 77859, one region contains:
- the rhaS gene encoding rhamnose ABC transporter substrate-binding protein has product MHHRKVLLAALTLALGAAAVAGAQTAIKKGLTIAFLPKQVNNPYFTTAWKGGQAAIKEFGGVGKQVGPSDAGASSQVSYINTLLAQRQNAIVLSASDPNALVPYLKRAMSQGVKVVTYDSDVAVGGRNLFVSQADADTIARDQVKLLARQIGNKGEIAILSATPNATNQNAWIKIMQDELKKPQYKDMKLVKIAYGNDDDQKSFTEMQGLMQAYPNLKGVISPTTVGISAAARYLSGSPYKGKVALTGLGTPNQMRQFVKDGTVQAFALWNPEDLGYLAAYAAGALASGQISGKAGEKFTAGRLGQRTIGKDGVIVLGPLTVFDKSNIDKFNF; this is encoded by the coding sequence ATGCACCACCGCAAAGTCCTGCTCGCCGCCCTGACCCTTGCCCTCGGTGCCGCCGCCGTCGCCGGCGCGCAGACCGCCATCAAGAAGGGTCTCACCATCGCCTTCCTGCCCAAGCAGGTTAATAACCCTTACTTCACCACCGCCTGGAAGGGTGGGCAGGCGGCCATCAAGGAGTTCGGGGGCGTCGGCAAGCAGGTGGGGCCCTCGGACGCGGGCGCAAGCAGCCAGGTGAGCTACATCAACACCCTGCTGGCCCAGCGCCAAAACGCTATCGTGCTGTCGGCCAGCGACCCGAATGCGCTGGTGCCGTACCTCAAACGTGCCATGAGTCAGGGCGTAAAGGTCGTGACCTACGACAGCGACGTGGCGGTCGGCGGGCGTAACCTGTTCGTCAGCCAGGCGGACGCGGACACCATCGCGCGGGACCAGGTGAAGCTCCTCGCAAGGCAAATCGGCAACAAGGGCGAGATCGCCATCCTGTCGGCCACGCCGAACGCCACCAACCAAAACGCCTGGATCAAGATTATGCAGGACGAGCTGAAAAAGCCGCAGTACAAGGACATGAAGCTGGTCAAGATCGCTTACGGCAACGACGACGACCAGAAGTCCTTTACCGAGATGCAGGGCCTGATGCAGGCTTACCCCAATCTCAAGGGCGTGATCTCGCCCACGACGGTCGGCATCAGCGCCGCCGCGCGCTACCTGTCGGGCAGCCCCTATAAGGGCAAGGTGGCCCTGACCGGCCTGGGCACGCCCAACCAGATGCGGCAATTCGTGAAGGACGGGACGGTGCAGGCGTTCGCCCTGTGGAACCCGGAAGACCTAGGCTACCTCGCCGCCTACGCTGCGGGCGCGCTCGCCAGCGGGCAGATCAGCGGCAAGGCGGGCGAGAAGTTCACCGCCGGGCGGCTCGGCCAGCGCACCATCGGCAAGGACGGCGTGATCGTCCTGGGGCCCTTGACGGTGTTTGACAAGAGCAACATCGACAAGTTCAACTTCTGA
- a CDS encoding DeoR/GlpR family DNA-binding transcription regulator, with protein MVSDSFKVSSERQHLILRRALAERVVRIKDLATELGVHEMTIRRDLDQLAEQGLLERVHGGARVLEKTSEEIAHQLRAVTNTEAKAELARAALDLIEDGDVVALDASTTALALARILHARHVTAIMTGLDAANAVAQNGVPFLMVGGNFHPPARSFVGAFFMDTMAKLHPDKVFFSAKAFSPATGFTDAHLPEVGAKQALIRSGGTRVALLDASKFERRALATIATLDQVDVVITNRPPPAETRAALDAADIRLIVTTQEEQ; from the coding sequence ATGGTCAGCGACAGCTTCAAGGTGAGCAGCGAGCGCCAGCACCTGATCCTGCGCCGTGCCCTGGCTGAGCGCGTGGTGAGGATCAAGGATCTGGCAACTGAGCTCGGCGTTCACGAGATGACCATCCGGCGCGACCTCGACCAACTGGCGGAACAGGGGTTATTGGAGCGTGTGCACGGCGGGGCCCGCGTTCTGGAGAAGACCAGTGAGGAGATCGCGCACCAGCTGCGTGCCGTGACAAATACCGAGGCCAAGGCTGAGCTGGCCCGCGCCGCTTTGGACCTGATCGAGGACGGTGACGTGGTGGCACTTGACGCCAGCACCACCGCCCTTGCCCTGGCCCGTATCCTGCACGCTCGCCACGTAACAGCCATCATGACAGGGCTCGATGCGGCCAATGCCGTCGCTCAGAACGGCGTGCCGTTCCTGATGGTCGGCGGCAACTTCCACCCACCCGCCCGGTCCTTTGTCGGGGCCTTTTTTATGGATACCATGGCCAAACTCCATCCCGACAAGGTGTTTTTTTCCGCCAAGGCTTTTTCTCCGGCGACCGGCTTCACCGACGCGCACCTGCCCGAAGTTGGTGCCAAGCAGGCTCTGATCCGCTCGGGTGGCACGCGCGTTGCCCTGCTTGACGCCTCTAAGTTCGAACGCCGCGCTCTTGCCACCATTGCCACGCTTGATCAGGTGGACGTGGTCATCACCAACCGTCCGCCCCCCGCCGAAACGCGCGCCGCACTCGACGCTGCCGACATTCGACTTATCGTCACCACGCAGGAGGAGCAGTGA
- a CDS encoding L-rhamnose mutarotase gives MSSDASPLQRVCFLLQVRPDRLEEYRKRHRHVWPDMLQALREAGWHNYSLFLRDDGLLVGYFETPDFQAALDGMQGREVNVRWQAEIAPFFEALDGKNPDEGFLRLEEVFHLD, from the coding sequence GTGTCCTCTGACGCATCCCCTCTCCAACGTGTCTGCTTTCTGCTCCAGGTCCGCCCCGACCGCCTGGAGGAATACCGGAAGCGCCACCGTCACGTCTGGCCCGACATGCTCCAGGCCCTTCGCGAGGCCGGCTGGCACAACTACTCCCTGTTCCTGCGTGACGACGGCCTGCTCGTCGGCTACTTCGAGACGCCGGACTTCCAGGCGGCGCTGGACGGGATGCAGGGGCGCGAGGTCAATGTGCGCTGGCAGGCTGAGATAGCCCCCTTCTTCGAGGCCCTTGATGGGAAGAACCCGGACGAGGGCTTCCTGCGCCTGGAGGAGGTGTTTCACCTTGACTGA
- a CDS encoding quercetin 2,3-dioxygenase → MTSTSPETTILPATTAPYVLEAGGGTSGVLLGQTTRILVGGAQSNGSLAVVAVLGPKDNPIPFHSHRGARDTFFVTRGQMQLWADGESRVLNPGDFAYVAPGTAHAYQFLGNYTETVGVITPGGWEEFFVFTSNPYRGPAFPPVDTTPPPFERLGRAQELHDVTFRRDLTPFPAQTDRPDDTLPEEERSYFLKADTGERHVMLGQMCTVLAGSAQTSGALGMAVIEGPRGARMPAHVHRETHEVLYVLNGRLRVTLDGAESLVYPGDSVNIPAGCVHSYGLEGGSTRFLSMNAKAGIEGLFAAAGEPWAYPVFPDQSPAPGDQPDLARAEETLDISFVS, encoded by the coding sequence TTCCCCCGAGACGACCATCCTGCCCGCCACAACCGCGCCTTACGTCCTAGAAGCCGGGGGCGGCACCTCTGGTGTGCTGCTCGGCCAGACCACCCGCATCCTCGTGGGTGGCGCGCAATCGAACGGTTCGCTCGCCGTCGTCGCCGTTCTAGGCCCGAAGGACAACCCCATCCCCTTCCACTCCCACCGGGGGGCGCGCGACACCTTTTTCGTCACCCGCGGTCAGATGCAGCTCTGGGCCGACGGGGAAAGCCGCGTCCTGAACCCCGGCGATTTTGCCTATGTCGCTCCGGGCACCGCACACGCCTACCAGTTTCTGGGCAACTACACCGAGACGGTCGGCGTGATCACCCCTGGCGGCTGGGAGGAGTTCTTCGTGTTCACCTCCAACCCCTACCGGGGTCCGGCCTTCCCCCCGGTCGATACCACCCCGCCTCCATTCGAGCGGCTGGGCCGGGCACAGGAACTGCACGACGTGACGTTCCGCCGCGACCTGACGCCCTTCCCGGCTCAGACGGACCGCCCTGACGACACCCTGCCCGAGGAGGAGCGGTCGTACTTCCTGAAGGCGGATACCGGCGAGAGGCACGTGATGCTGGGGCAGATGTGCACGGTCCTTGCGGGGAGCGCCCAGACGAGTGGGGCACTCGGCATGGCCGTGATCGAGGGGCCGCGAGGAGCACGGATGCCTGCCCACGTCCACCGGGAAACGCACGAGGTGCTGTACGTCCTGAACGGGCGGTTGCGGGTGACACTGGACGGCGCGGAGAGCCTGGTGTACCCCGGGGATAGCGTCAACATCCCCGCCGGGTGCGTTCACAGCTATGGACTGGAGGGCGGCAGCACCCGCTTCCTCTCCATGAACGCGAAGGCGGGGATCGAGGGGCTCTTCGCGGCGGCGGGTGAGCCGTGGGCGTATCCCGTCTTCCCCGACCAGTCGCCCGCCCCAGGGGATCAGCCGGACCTCGCCCGCGCCGAGGAGACCCTCGACATCTCGTTCGTCTCGTGA
- a CDS encoding alpha/beta hydrolase produces MSQSQSFTPAHDLIARFGTTWNKGIADATLAAYLPVHRDQPNENIRVTLDLPYGPDERHRLDVYQPRTPGAHPVVLFFHGGGLWTGDKTLPESGGLVYANLGTFLARHGFVAVLANYRLVPHVRFPGGGEDVARVVGWAHEHVADYGGDPQCLTLFGNSAGGVHVATYLFDQARQPRDEVAAAVLLSVPCTLPYDGPREQVTKAYFGAQPEQIDANAPLGLLRAYRGETVPLLFMTAEYDPEEIERPSVKFLSAYGEKFGMLPRFFQVPGHNHLSTVLSLGTGDESLADPLLAFLQSVRSPEHPAARALSLVERCL; encoded by the coding sequence ATGTCCCAATCCCAAAGCTTCACCCCTGCCCACGACCTGATCGCCCGCTTCGGGACGACCTGGAACAAGGGGATCGCCGACGCAACCCTTGCCGCCTACCTCCCGGTGCACCGGGACCAGCCCAACGAGAACATCCGCGTCACCCTCGACCTCCCCTACGGGCCGGATGAACGGCACCGCCTGGACGTGTATCAACCCCGGACGCCGGGTGCCCATCCTGTGGTGCTGTTCTTCCACGGTGGGGGCCTGTGGACGGGGGACAAGACGCTGCCTGAATCGGGCGGCCTGGTGTACGCCAACCTGGGCACCTTCCTCGCCCGGCACGGTTTCGTCGCGGTTCTGGCGAACTACCGTCTGGTGCCCCACGTCCGTTTTCCCGGGGGCGGGGAGGACGTGGCCCGGGTGGTGGGCTGGGCCCACGAGCATGTGGCGGACTACGGGGGCGATCCCCAATGCCTGACTCTCTTCGGGAACTCGGCAGGCGGCGTGCACGTCGCCACCTACCTGTTCGACCAGGCGCGGCAACCCCGGGATGAGGTGGCCGCCGCGGTGCTGTTGTCGGTGCCCTGCACCCTGCCCTATGACGGTCCGCGCGAGCAGGTCACCAAGGCGTACTTCGGGGCGCAGCCCGAGCAGATCGATGCGAATGCTCCCCTCGGCCTGCTGCGGGCGTACCGGGGAGAGACGGTGCCCCTGCTGTTCATGACGGCGGAGTACGATCCGGAGGAGATTGAGCGGCCCAGCGTCAAGTTCCTCTCGGCCTACGGGGAGAAGTTCGGCATGCTGCCGCGCTTTTTCCAGGTGCCCGGACACAACCACCTCTCCACGGTGCTGAGTCTGGGGACCGGTGACGAATCGCTGGCTGACCCGCTGCTGGCCTTCCTCCAGTCCGTTCGGTCGCCTGAACACCCCGCCGCCCGTGCGCTGTCCCTGGTGGAACGCTGCCTGTGA
- a CDS encoding ABC transporter permease has translation MTELSSPGSPPAVAPNLLTRLFRAREASLILILLALIAVTAAINPRFLSPQSLRDLALNVSIVVLVVVGQTLVLLMKHVDLSVSSILGLTAFLTGSLFVANPGMPIPLAFLAGLGIGALLGAVNGLLVAYGKVPALVATLGTLYVFRGLDYAIVHGGQITASNLPPAFSAFASGSILGVPYLVLLVLAVMVGFSVYLRSYRSGREYYAVGSNVEAARLAGINVDRRVLTGFILSGAIAGLAGVLYLARFGTVDAAAGTGLELQVIAAAVVGGVAITGGVGTIAGAGIGALLLGVIGSALVALRAPAFWQQAIQGALLLLAISVDIVLARRAARALQERSHR, from the coding sequence ATGACTGAACTCTCTTCTCCTGGCAGCCCTCCCGCGGTCGCGCCAAACCTGCTGACGCGCCTGTTTCGCGCCCGCGAGGCCAGCCTGATCCTGATCCTGCTGGCGCTGATCGCGGTTACCGCCGCCATCAACCCGCGTTTTCTGAGCCCGCAGAGCCTGCGTGACCTGGCGCTGAACGTCTCCATTGTCGTGCTCGTCGTGGTCGGGCAGACCCTGGTGCTGCTGATGAAACATGTGGACCTCAGCGTGAGCAGCATCCTCGGCCTCACGGCCTTCCTCACCGGCTCACTGTTCGTCGCGAACCCCGGCATGCCGATCCCGCTGGCCTTCCTTGCGGGGCTGGGCATCGGAGCCCTGCTCGGAGCGGTGAACGGCCTGCTCGTCGCGTACGGCAAGGTTCCCGCACTTGTCGCGACCCTCGGAACGTTGTACGTGTTCCGCGGGCTGGACTATGCCATCGTCCACGGCGGGCAGATCACAGCAAGCAACCTACCCCCGGCGTTCAGTGCGTTTGCGAGCGGCAGCATCCTGGGCGTGCCGTACCTCGTGCTGCTCGTCCTCGCCGTGATGGTTGGGTTCAGCGTCTACCTGCGCTCGTACCGCTCGGGCCGTGAGTACTACGCAGTGGGCTCCAACGTGGAGGCGGCCCGGCTGGCGGGAATCAACGTAGATCGCCGCGTCCTGACGGGCTTCATCCTCTCCGGAGCCATCGCGGGACTCGCGGGCGTGCTGTACCTGGCGCGCTTCGGCACGGTGGATGCGGCGGCAGGGACTGGACTGGAACTCCAGGTCATTGCCGCAGCGGTGGTCGGCGGCGTTGCCATCACGGGCGGCGTGGGCACCATCGCCGGGGCAGGGATCGGCGCCCTGCTGCTGGGCGTGATCGGCAGCGCCCTCGTCGCGCTGCGCGCTCCCGCCTTCTGGCAGCAGGCCATTCAGGGTGCCCTGCTGCTGCTCGCGATCAGCGTCGACATCGTTCTTGCCCGCCGTGCGGCCCGCGCGCTGCAGGAAAGGAGCCACCGATGA
- a CDS encoding ABC transporter permease gives MSTPLRPARSLLGWDATIIALVAAALLLGSRLSDAFLTGANLSNLTSNLVEIALISLTMTLIIIVAEIDLSVASIVGMCSAMLGVLWAAHVPMPLAILLTLALGALAGSVNGLLVTRLGLPSLAVTIGTLALYRGLAYALLGDRAVADFPPFWTNLGFGLVPGTQIPIPIVAFVILAVITAVVLHATPFGRSLYAIGANEVAARFAGLRVERTKLLLFVLSGLMSGFAGIIYTFRFSSARADNAVGLELSVIAAVLLGGVSIFGGRGSVIGVIAAVFLIGIIQNALTLADVPNEILTIVTGLLLILSVLGPNLAARVKAARQKRNALTQSKGGAP, from the coding sequence ATGAGTACACCGCTCAGGCCCGCGCGCAGCCTGCTGGGCTGGGACGCCACGATCATCGCCCTCGTTGCCGCCGCGCTGCTGCTGGGGTCCAGGCTCTCGGACGCCTTTCTGACCGGCGCGAACCTCTCGAACCTCACGTCGAATCTGGTGGAGATCGCCCTGATCTCCCTCACGATGACGCTGATCATCATCGTCGCGGAGATCGACCTGTCCGTCGCGTCCATCGTGGGCATGTGCAGCGCGATGCTGGGCGTGTTGTGGGCCGCGCACGTGCCGATGCCGCTGGCGATCCTGCTCACGCTGGCGCTGGGCGCACTCGCCGGCTCCGTGAACGGCCTGCTGGTAACTCGGCTGGGGCTGCCCTCGCTGGCGGTCACCATCGGCACACTGGCGCTGTACCGCGGCCTCGCGTACGCGCTGCTGGGGGACCGGGCGGTAGCGGACTTCCCCCCCTTCTGGACTAACCTGGGCTTCGGTCTGGTGCCCGGCACGCAGATTCCAATTCCCATCGTGGCGTTCGTCATCCTCGCGGTCATCACCGCCGTCGTCCTGCATGCCACCCCCTTCGGGCGCTCGCTGTACGCCATCGGCGCGAACGAGGTCGCGGCACGCTTCGCGGGGTTGCGGGTCGAACGCACCAAGCTGCTGCTGTTCGTCCTCTCGGGCCTGATGAGTGGCTTCGCAGGCATCATCTACACCTTCCGCTTCTCCAGCGCCCGCGCCGACAACGCGGTCGGCCTGGAACTCTCGGTCATTGCGGCGGTGCTGCTGGGCGGCGTGAGCATCTTCGGCGGGCGCGGCAGCGTGATCGGCGTGATTGCCGCCGTGTTCCTGATCGGCATCATCCAGAACGCCCTGACCCTCGCGGACGTCCCAAACGAGATTCTGACCATTGTCACCGGCCTGCTGCTGATCCTCTCCGTCCTGGGGCCCAACCTCGCTGCCCGCGTGAAGGCAGCGCGTCAGAAACGCAACGCCCTCACGCAGTCGAAAGGGGGCGCGCCGTGA
- a CDS encoding sugar ABC transporter ATP-binding protein: MIPTEAAPILALHHASKSFGPVRALVDVSLELFGGEAHALLGENGAGKSTLVKILAGVHRADGGELLVNGQPRIFHDPAEARDAGVAIIYQEPTLFPDLTVAENVLMGRQPLRGGRIDRAAMLARVGEILQELGVPLGPARPVRGLSIADQQIVEIAKALSFQARVLIMDEPTAALTGQETERLFRVVRTLRARGAAVLFITHRLEEAFAECQRFTIMRDGRWVSSGPASKYTIDSVVRGMVGRDVSELYPKLNVTPGEVVLEVRGLSRRGVFRDISFDVRRGEIVGLAGLVGAGRSEVARTIFGIDPRDGGEVRVRGQAIPAGDTVAAMRAGIGLVPEDRRQQGLVMDMSIERNATLAILNRLRRGFLMNRAAEYQTASDWTSKLRLKAHRLTDPVSTLSGGNQQKVVLAKWLATGPSVLIVDEPTRGVDVGAKAEVHRTLAELAAEGLAVVMISSDLPEVLGMADRILVMREGELVGELPRHEASEEAVMYLATGQGTVTGQKPAMAARGGGAP; encoded by the coding sequence GTGATCCCGACCGAAGCTGCCCCCATCCTCGCCCTACACCACGCCAGCAAAAGCTTCGGGCCGGTGCGGGCGCTCGTGGATGTCAGCCTGGAACTCTTCGGCGGCGAGGCGCACGCCCTGCTCGGCGAGAACGGGGCGGGCAAGAGCACCCTGGTCAAGATTCTCGCGGGGGTCCACCGCGCTGACGGCGGCGAACTGCTCGTGAACGGCCAGCCGCGCATCTTCCACGACCCCGCCGAGGCGCGGGACGCGGGCGTCGCCATCATCTACCAGGAACCGACCCTCTTCCCGGACCTGACCGTCGCCGAGAACGTCCTGATGGGCCGCCAACCGCTGAGGGGAGGCCGCATCGACCGGGCCGCCATGCTCGCGCGGGTGGGCGAGATTCTCCAGGAACTCGGCGTGCCGCTTGGTCCGGCGCGGCCCGTGCGCGGCCTCTCCATCGCGGACCAGCAGATCGTGGAGATCGCCAAGGCCCTCTCCTTCCAGGCGCGCGTGCTCATCATGGACGAGCCCACCGCCGCGCTGACTGGGCAGGAGACCGAACGGCTCTTCCGGGTCGTCCGCACGCTGCGGGCGCGGGGTGCGGCGGTGCTGTTTATTACCCACCGACTGGAGGAGGCCTTCGCGGAGTGCCAGCGGTTCACGATCATGCGCGACGGGCGCTGGGTGAGTTCCGGCCCCGCTTCCAAGTACACCATCGACTCCGTGGTGCGGGGCATGGTCGGGCGCGACGTGAGTGAGCTGTACCCCAAACTCAACGTCACGCCCGGTGAAGTCGTTCTAGAGGTGCGCGGCTTGAGTCGGCGCGGCGTCTTCCGGGACATAAGCTTCGACGTGCGCCGGGGAGAAATCGTCGGCCTCGCCGGACTCGTCGGTGCTGGACGCAGCGAGGTCGCCCGCACGATCTTCGGCATCGACCCGCGCGATGGCGGGGAGGTGCGTGTGCGGGGTCAGGCCATCCCCGCCGGGGACACCGTCGCCGCGATGAGGGCGGGGATCGGCCTCGTCCCGGAGGACCGCCGTCAGCAGGGGCTGGTGATGGACATGTCCATCGAGCGCAATGCGACCCTTGCCATCCTCAACCGGCTGCGGCGCGGCTTCCTGATGAACCGAGCGGCGGAATACCAGACCGCGAGCGACTGGACAAGCAAGCTGCGGCTCAAGGCTCACCGCCTCACGGACCCGGTGAGCACCCTCTCGGGCGGCAACCAGCAGAAGGTGGTGCTTGCCAAGTGGCTCGCCACCGGTCCTTCCGTCCTGATCGTGGACGAGCCGACCCGAGGGGTGGACGTGGGTGCCAAGGCGGAGGTCCACCGCACGCTCGCCGAACTCGCCGCAGAGGGCCTCGCCGTCGTGATGATCTCCTCGGACCTCCCGGAAGTGCTGGGGATGGCCGACCGCATCCTGGTGATGCGCGAGGGCGAACTCGTCGGCGAACTCCCGCGGCATGAGGCGTCGGAGGAAGCTGTGATGTACCTGGCGACCGGCCAGGGGACCGTGACCGGGCAAAAGCCAGCAATGGCCGCAAGGGGTGGTGGGGCGCCATGA
- the rhaI gene encoding L-rhamnose isomerase, with product MNTDALFQALDRQRLETPSWGYGNSGTRFKTFPAPGAARDVWEKIEDAAEVHRLTGIAPSVALHIPWDEVEDYVELRRFAESHGVSLGAINPNVFQDDAYRLGSIANPDGRAREQALAHLLDCVEIMRQTGSRDLSLWFADGTNYAGQDDLRARKRRVREVLRRVHDALPEGSRMLVEYKLFEPAFYATDLFDWGAAYAHCLAVGEKAQVLVDLGHHAQSVNIEQIVAFLLDEGRLGGFHFNARRYADDDLIVGTTNPYELFCIYAELVAAERAEDKLTRTTAQNVAYMIDQSHNIEPKVEAMLYSVLNCQEAYAKALLIDRERLAAAQQAGDVLEAHRVFTDAFRTDVRPLLAEWRRSKGLPEDPVAAHRASGYQDKVAAERGTAPTGGGFPVKS from the coding sequence GTGAATACGGACGCCCTTTTTCAGGCCCTTGACCGTCAACGCCTCGAGACCCCTTCCTGGGGCTACGGCAACTCCGGCACTCGCTTCAAGACCTTTCCCGCTCCCGGCGCTGCCCGTGACGTGTGGGAAAAAATCGAGGACGCTGCCGAGGTCCACCGCCTCACCGGCATCGCCCCCTCCGTCGCCCTGCACATCCCCTGGGACGAGGTGGAAGACTATGTGGAACTGCGCCGCTTCGCCGAGTCGCACGGGGTGAGCCTCGGGGCGATCAACCCCAATGTCTTTCAGGACGACGCATACAGGTTGGGAAGTATCGCCAACCCCGATGGTCGTGCGCGCGAACAGGCCCTGGCACACCTGCTGGACTGCGTAGAGATCATGCGGCAGACCGGCTCGCGTGACCTCTCGCTATGGTTTGCGGACGGCACGAACTACGCCGGGCAGGACGACCTGCGGGCCAGGAAGCGGCGGGTGCGGGAGGTGCTGCGGCGGGTTCATGACGCCCTGCCCGAGGGAAGCCGGATGCTCGTCGAGTACAAGCTCTTCGAGCCCGCCTTCTACGCGACCGATCTCTTCGATTGGGGCGCGGCCTACGCCCACTGCCTCGCGGTCGGGGAAAAGGCGCAGGTCCTCGTGGACCTGGGGCACCATGCGCAGAGCGTGAACATCGAGCAGATCGTCGCGTTCCTGCTTGACGAGGGGCGGCTGGGCGGCTTCCACTTCAACGCCCGGCGCTACGCGGACGATGACCTGATCGTAGGCACCACCAACCCTTACGAACTCTTCTGTATCTACGCGGAACTCGTGGCGGCCGAGAGAGCGGAGGACAAGCTCACCCGCACGACGGCGCAGAACGTCGCCTACATGATCGACCAGAGCCACAACATCGAGCCCAAGGTCGAGGCCATGCTCTACTCGGTCCTGAACTGCCAGGAGGCTTACGCAAAGGCCCTCCTGATTGACCGCGAGCGCCTCGCCGCCGCCCAGCAGGCGGGGGACGTGCTGGAGGCGCACCGCGTCTTCACGGACGCTTTCCGCACGGATGTCCGCCCCCTGCTCGCCGAGTGGCGCCGCTCGAAGGGGCTGCCCGAGGACCCCGTCGCCGCGCATCGCGCCAGCGGTTACCAGGACAAGGTGGCTGCCGAGCGTGGGACCGCCCCCACGGGTGGAGGCTTTCCCGTCAAGAGCTGA